A window from Solea senegalensis isolate Sse05_10M linkage group LG15, IFAPA_SoseM_1, whole genome shotgun sequence encodes these proteins:
- the foxn2a gene encoding forkhead box protein N2 isoform X1 — protein sequence MGPIIGMSPDKKTEIPGMQEERTGLRGVCGVGTLPEAECASSPLATSVDRTGGAEDEELTNLNWLHENLLQNFTLGGPEAQPSGSPLFDIEGDYGSSQGPTSSSSSAHSRSRERDSLKSKPPFSFSLLIYMAIEQSPSKSLPVKEIYGWILEHFPYFSNAPTGWKNSVRHNLSLNKCFRKVERSLGKANGKGSLWCVDPEYRPNLIQALKKQHFPAAHAFCTPPASPPRASSPPHHFLEGCSFKESDIDAATAMMLLNSAPGHHVDPCNSDGPLDLSRPDAFLVSSDPKQDHNYSSAALQRCSSRSSSSSLSSLDEGGCDRRQSRRAGSEGFHSDEDSDLWDERGTHQTSRRPPAIKWPVRKRARREAKPELDDELKEAAGSLLHLAGIRS from the exons ATGGGTCCAATCATTGGAATGTCACCAGATAAGAAAACGGAAATCCCGGGTATGCAAGAGGAGCGGACGGGGCTCAGAGGTGTCTGTGGTGTAGGAACACTGCCCGAGGCAGAGTGTGCATCCAGTCCACTGGCAACCAGTGTGGATCGCACTGGAGGCGCGGAGGACGAGGAGCTCACCAACCTCAACTGGCTTCACGAGAACCTGCTTCAGAACTTCACACTTGGGGGCCCCGAAGCTCAGCCCAGTGGAAGCCCCCTTTTTGACATAGAGGGAGACTACGGGTCGAGCCAGGGCCCtacatcctcctcatcctcagcaCACAGCAGAAGTAGGGAGCGGGACTCGTTGAAGTCTAAACCccccttctctttttctctgctcaTCTACATGGCCATTGAGCAGTCTCCCAGCAAGTCTCTGCCTGTTAAAGAAATCTATGGCTGGATTCTTGAGCACTTCCCTTATTTCTCAAATGCTCCCACTGGCTGGAAGAACTCAGTTCGTCACAACTTGTCCCTCAACAAATGCTTCCGCAAGGTGGAGAGGAGTTTGGGAAAG GCCAATGGAAAAGGTTCTCTTTGGTGTGTGGACCCAGAGTACCGCCCCAACTTGATCCAAGCCCTTAAGAAGCAGCACTTCCCTGCCGCACATGCCTTCTGCACACCACCCGCCTCCCCACCCCG TGCCTCCTCACCTCCCCACCACTTTCTAGAAGGCTGCTCATTCAAAG AGTCTGATATTGATGCTGCCACTGCCATGATGCTCTTAAACTCTGCCCCCGGGCACCACGTTGACCCAT GCAATTCTGACGGCCCACTGGACCTCTCCAGACCCGACGCCTTTCTGGTGAGCAGTGATCCAAAGCAGGACCACAACTACAGCAGTGCAGCCCTGCAGCGCTGCTCTTCCcgttcctcctcctcgtctctaTCCTCTCTGGATGAGGGAGGCTGTGACCGCAGGCAGTCCCGCCGTGCCGGCAGCGAGGGCTTCCACAGTGACGAGGACTCCGACCTCTGGGACGAGAGGGGCACCCACCAGACTTCACGGCGTCCACCCGCGATCAAGTGGCCTGTCCGCAAGAGGGCACGACGTGAGGCCAAGCCGGAGCTAGATGACGAGCTGAAGGAAGCTGCCGGCTCTTTGTTGCACCTCGCTGGTATACGCAGCTGA
- the foxn2a gene encoding forkhead box protein N2 isoform X2 produces the protein MGPIIGMSPDKKTEIPGMQEERTGLRGVCGVGTLPEAECASSPLATSVDRTGGAEDEELTNLNWLHENLLQNFTLGGPEAQPSGSPLFDIEGDYGSSQGPTSSSSSAHSRSRERDSLKSKPPFSFSLLIYMAIEQSPSKSLPVKEIYGWILEHFPYFSNAPTGWKNSVRHNLSLNKCFRKVERSLGKANGKGSLWCVDPEYRPNLIQALKKQHFPAAHAFCTPPASPPRASSPPHHFLEGCSFKGNSDGPLDLSRPDAFLVSSDPKQDHNYSSAALQRCSSRSSSSSLSSLDEGGCDRRQSRRAGSEGFHSDEDSDLWDERGTHQTSRRPPAIKWPVRKRARREAKPELDDELKEAAGSLLHLAGIRS, from the exons ATGGGTCCAATCATTGGAATGTCACCAGATAAGAAAACGGAAATCCCGGGTATGCAAGAGGAGCGGACGGGGCTCAGAGGTGTCTGTGGTGTAGGAACACTGCCCGAGGCAGAGTGTGCATCCAGTCCACTGGCAACCAGTGTGGATCGCACTGGAGGCGCGGAGGACGAGGAGCTCACCAACCTCAACTGGCTTCACGAGAACCTGCTTCAGAACTTCACACTTGGGGGCCCCGAAGCTCAGCCCAGTGGAAGCCCCCTTTTTGACATAGAGGGAGACTACGGGTCGAGCCAGGGCCCtacatcctcctcatcctcagcaCACAGCAGAAGTAGGGAGCGGGACTCGTTGAAGTCTAAACCccccttctctttttctctgctcaTCTACATGGCCATTGAGCAGTCTCCCAGCAAGTCTCTGCCTGTTAAAGAAATCTATGGCTGGATTCTTGAGCACTTCCCTTATTTCTCAAATGCTCCCACTGGCTGGAAGAACTCAGTTCGTCACAACTTGTCCCTCAACAAATGCTTCCGCAAGGTGGAGAGGAGTTTGGGAAAG GCCAATGGAAAAGGTTCTCTTTGGTGTGTGGACCCAGAGTACCGCCCCAACTTGATCCAAGCCCTTAAGAAGCAGCACTTCCCTGCCGCACATGCCTTCTGCACACCACCCGCCTCCCCACCCCG TGCCTCCTCACCTCCCCACCACTTTCTAGAAGGCTGCTCATTCAAAG GCAATTCTGACGGCCCACTGGACCTCTCCAGACCCGACGCCTTTCTGGTGAGCAGTGATCCAAAGCAGGACCACAACTACAGCAGTGCAGCCCTGCAGCGCTGCTCTTCCcgttcctcctcctcgtctctaTCCTCTCTGGATGAGGGAGGCTGTGACCGCAGGCAGTCCCGCCGTGCCGGCAGCGAGGGCTTCCACAGTGACGAGGACTCCGACCTCTGGGACGAGAGGGGCACCCACCAGACTTCACGGCGTCCACCCGCGATCAAGTGGCCTGTCCGCAAGAGGGCACGACGTGAGGCCAAGCCGGAGCTAGATGACGAGCTGAAGGAAGCTGCCGGCTCTTTGTTGCACCTCGCTGGTATACGCAGCTGA